Genomic window (Bacteroidota bacterium):
AAACAGCAGTTATATTTTAAGATAATCGGAGGAGCCTTTATCATCATTCTCGGATTTAAGATTTTTTTTACCAACCCGGTAAAACAAATCAGGCAACAAAGGAAAAAAAAGAATGGGGGGCTTTTTGCTGATTATATTTCTGTCTTTTTGCTAACTCTTTCCAATCCTTCATTTATTCTGGTGTTCATTGCCATGTTCACGGGTTTTAATTTGATCTCGAGCAATACCAGTTTGATTTTAGTGATTTTTGCAATTTTGGGCGTTTTCTTAGGCGCTTCTTCCTGGTGGTTTACCCTTACTTCGATTATCAATCTGTTTAGAAAAAAATTCCGTTTGAAAAGAATCTGGTGGATGAATAAAATTACCGGAGGAGTTATTATTGCTTTTGGATTATTGGCTATTTTAAGTCTGGTGATTCACATTTAAATAAATTATTGAAAGTTCTTTGTTTTTTTAAGATATTGTTGAAAATAAATTGAAACACCCATGATTCGAATAGGGGAAATCATGGGTGTTTGTTTTTATTAAACGGGTATATTTTTCTCAAATCTATAGGCAGTTTAAAAAAAATAATTTAATTAAATCGCTTATAATTAA
Coding sequences:
- a CDS encoding LysE family translocator, with translation MELELLIKGILIGFLASMPLGPIGILCIQKTVSKGRIPGFISGVGAATADTVFAIFAGLGVSFVVAFLEKQQLYFKIIGGAFIIILGFKIFFTNPVKQIRQQRKKKNGGLFADYISVFLLTLSNPSFILVFIAMFTGFNLISSNTSLILVIFAILGVFLGASSWWFTLTSIINLFRKKFRLKRIWWMNKITGGVIIAFGLLAILSLVIHI